CGGGTGTCAAAGGCCTTGGGGATGATGTAGTCGGGGCCGAACACCAGCTCCTGGCCGGCGTAGGCGGCGGCCACTTCGTCGCTGATCTCGCTCTTGGTGAGCTCGGCGATCTGGCGCACGCAGGCCATCTTCATTTCTTCCGTGATCTTGGTCGCGCCGCAGTCGAGCGCGCCGCGGAAGATGTAGGGGAAGCACAGCACGTTGTTGACCTGGTTCGGGTAGTCCGAGCGGCCGGTGGCGATGATGCAGTCGGGCCGCGCGGCCTTGGCGATTTCGGGCCGGATTTCCGGCTCGGGGTTGGCCAGCGCCAGGATGATGGGCTGCGTGCCCATGCTCTTGACCATGTCGGCGTCCACCACGCCGGCGGCCGAGCAGCCCAGGAACACGTCGGCACCGTTCAGCGCGTCGGCCAGCGTGCGTGCGCTGGTGCTGCGGCAGTAGCGGCGCTTGGACTCGTCGAGCTTGCCCGCCACGGCGTCGGCGCGCTCGGTGTGGATCACGCCTTTGGAGTCGCAGACCAGGATGTTCTCGATGTTCACACCGAGGTTGACCATCAGGTCCAGGCAGGCGATGGCGGCGGCGCCCGCGCCCGACACCGCCATCTTCACTTCGCCGATCTGTTTGCCGACCAGCTCCAGGCCGTTGATCAGGGCGGCGCTGGAGATGATGGCCGTGCCGTGCTGGTCGTCGTGGAAGACGGGGATCTTCATGCGCTCGCGCAGCTTCTTCTCGATGTAGAAGCACTCGGGCGCCTTGATGTCTTCCAGGTTCACGCCGCCCAGCGTGGGCTCCAGCGCCGCGATGATGTCGACCAGCTTGTCCGGGTCGCGCTCGGCCAGTTCGATGTCGAACACGTCGATGCCGGCGAACTTCTTGAACAGGCAGCCCTTGCCTTCCATCACCGGCTTGCTCGCCAGCGGCCCGATGTCGCCCAGGCCCAGCACGGCGGTGCCGTTGGTGATGACACCCACCAGGTTGCCGCGCGAGGTGTACTCGGCCGCCATCGTCGGGTCGGCTTCGATGGCCAGACAGGGGTAGGCCACGCCCGGCGAATACGCCAGCGACAGGTCGCGCTGGTTGGACAGCGGCTTGGTCGGGTTGACGGAAATCTTGCCTTTGTGGGGTGAGCGGTGGTATTCGAAAGCGGCGTCGCGCAGGGCTTCTTCAGCGGGGGTCATGGTGTCTCCAGAATCGGGCCGCCCGGCGTGGGCGGGCGGTCATTGTGGCACGCGGCCCGCCGGCCATCTGCTGGGGCATTCCACAGGTGGCGCTTAAGGCGCCTGAAGCAAATCCAGCAGGGTGCGGGCGACCACCTTGGTGGCGCGCCGCAGGTCTTCCAGCAGCAGGTTCTCGTCGGCGCGTTTGGCGTTGGACTCGCGCACGGTGCGCGGGCCGGCGCCGTAGATCACGCCGGGGATGCCGCGTTCGCCGTAAATGCGCACGTCGGTGTAGAGCGGTGTGCCCACCGCGGGAATGGGCTCACCGAACACCGCCTGGCCGTGCTTCTGGATCGCTTCGACCAGCGGTTGGTTGCCCAGCAGGGGTTTGAGCGCGCGCGCCAGCAGGATGCGTTTGACGTCCACGCCGATGGCGCGCCCGCCGCGCGGCGGCTGGTAGCTGGCCGCCGCTTCGGCGATGGTGCGGCGCAGCGAGGCTTCCACCTCGGCCGGGTCTTCCTCGGGGATCATGCGGCGGTCGAGCTTGAGCACCACCTTGCCAGGGACCACGTTGGTGTTGGTGCCGCCGCTGATCTGGCCCACGTTGAGGTAGGGGTGGGTGATGCCTTCGACGCCGGACGTGACCTTGAGGTAGTCGGCGTTGAGCGCGTAGAGCGCGTTGAGGATGTGCACCGCACCCTGCAGCGCGTCGGTGCCGCTGTCGGGGATGGCGGCGTGCGCCATGTCACCGTGCACCGTCACCTCCAGCTGCAGGCAGCCGTTGTGCGCCACCACCACCTGGTAGCTGAAGCCGGCGGCGATCATCAGGTCGGGTTGGGTCAGGCCGTTCTTGAGCAGCCAGTCCGGGCCGACCTCACCGCCGTATTCCTCGTCGTAGGTCACGTGCAGTTCCACGCCGCCCTTCAGGGGGGTGCCGAGCGCTTCGAGCGCGCGGATGGCGAACGTGAAGTTGGCGATGTCGCACTTGCTCACCGCGGTGGCGCGGCCATAGATCCGGCCGTCCACGATCTCGCCACCATAGGGGTCGTGCGTCCAGCCTTCGCCGGGTGGCACCACGTCGCCGTGGGCGTTGAGCGCGATGGTCTGGCCACCGTCGCCGAAGCGGCGGCGCACGATCAGGTTGGTGATGGACTGCAGGCCGGCGGCTTTCACTTCGGCCTCGGGCACGGCGTGCTTTTCAGCCGCAAGACCCATGGCTGCCAGCAGCTCGGCCGTGCGCTCGGCGTGCGGCGCGTTGTTGCCGGGCGGCGTGTCGGTGGGCACGCGAACGAGTTCCTGCAGGAACCGCACTTCTTCGTCGAAGTGGGCGTCGATCCAGGCGTCGAGTTGTTGTTGCGGAGTGGTCATGGGGTGTTCAGCTTGGGTGTTCGGCGGCGAGTTGTTCGAGCAGGTGCGCGAAGGCGCGCACGCACAGGTCCATGTCGTCGCTGGTGGTGGATTCGAGCGGGTTGTGGCTGATGCCGCTGTTCTGCCCGCGCACGAACAGCATGGCCTGTGGCATGAGTTCGTGCAGCTTCATGGCGTCGTGGCCGGCGCCGCTGGGCAAGCGGTGCAGCGGCAGGCCGAGCGCGGCCACGGCGACTTCCCAGCGCGCTTGCCAGGCCGGGGCGCTCGGTGCGGCCGCGGCGCGCATGGTTTCTTCCAGCGTGTGGCGCAGACCACGGCGGCCGCAGATGTCGCCGAGTTTCGCCAGCACGTCCTTGGCCAGCGCATCGCGCTGCGCGTCGCTGGGCGCGCGCAGGTCGAGGCTGAAGCTGCAGCGGCCTGGCACCACGTTGATGGAGCCATTGGGCACCTGCAGCATGCCGATGGTGGCGACCGAGTCGCCGTCGGCCGCGGCGCGCTGCTCGGCGTAGAGCGCGAGTTCGGCCACGGCGCAGGCTGCGTCGCGCCGACGGTCCATGGGCGTGGTGCCGGCGTGGCTGGCCATGCCGATCACTTCGCCCAGGTAACGCACGCTGGCGTTGATGGAGGTGACGACGCCCAGCGGCAGATCGAGTTCGTTGAGAACCGGGCCCTGTTCGATGTGCACTTCGACGAAGCCGAGGTATTTCGATGGGTCGCGTTGCAGGGCACTGATGGCGTCCAGCGTGGCGGGCAGGCCGGCGTGCTGCATGGCCGCGCGCATGCTGATACCGTCGGCGTCCTGCTGGTCGAGCCAGGCCGGGTTGAAATGGCCGGTGAGCGCACCCGAGCCGAGGAAGGTGGCCTTGTAGCGCTGGCCTTCTTCTTCGGCGAAGCCCACCACTTCGATGGCAAAGGGCAGGCGCCGGCCGGCCTGCTTCAACTGCTGCACGCAGGCCATGGGCACGAAGATGCCAAGACGCCCGTCGTACTTGCCGCCGTTGCGCACGGTGTCGTAGTGGCTGCCGGTGAGCAAGGCGGGCGCATCGGGCGTGTTGCCGTGGTAGCGGCCCACCACGTTGCCCACCGCGTCGATGTGCGCCTCGTCAAACCCCAGCGCCAGCATCTGCCGCTGCAACTTCGCCGCACAAGCCCGGTGCGCGTCGGTCAGGTAGGTCACGGTGAGCTGGCCGAGTTCGGCATAACCCGGGTCGGTGTGGCGGGCCAGGTCTTCGTGCCAGTCCCAGACCGCGTTGCCCAGCGTGGGCTCGAAGCCGAACTTGTCGTTCAGCCGGATCTCGGCGATGCGGTGGATGTTGCGCAGGCACTCGGCGCGCTCGAAGTCCACCGGGTGGTGCAGGCGGCGCTCGAAGGTGGCGATGATCTGTGCCTTGCTGAGGCCTGTGCCACGCGGGCCGCGCACCGCCAGGATGAAGGGAAAGCCGAACTTCGCGTTGTAGTCGGCATTGAGTTGCTGGAGGTGGGCGAACTCCTCGGGCGTGCAGTGCGTCAGGCCGGCCTTGGCCTGCTCGTGGGTGGACTCGGCGGTGAGCGACTGGCTCACCATGGCCTTGCCCGCGAGTTCGGGGTGGGCGCGGATCAGGGCGAGCTGCGGTTCCACGCCGGCTTGATTCAGCACGCGCACCATGGCGTGTTTCAGCGCGGCCAGTGAAGCGAAGGGGCGTTGCGCCAGGGCCCGCTCGGCGACCCAGGGGGAATGCTCGTACAGGCCGTCGAGCAGCATCGCGGCCTCGGCCAGCGGCGCGGCGTTGAGTTGGTCCAGCGTGATCGGCATGGGGTTCACCTCAGGCACTCACCGGGTGTGTGGCCTTCCAGTGCCGCGCGATGTCCAGCCGCCGCGCCACCCACACCTTCTCAAACGACTGGATGTGGTCCAGGAAACGCTGCAGCGCCATGATGCGGCCCGGGCGGCCGAGCAGGCGGCAGTGCATGCCGATGCTCATCATCTTCGGGCGGTCCAGGCCGTCCGGGTCGCCCTCGGCGTAGAGCGCATCGAACGTGTCCTTCATGTACTGGAAGAACGGGTCGGCGTGTGAATAGCCCTGGGGCAGGGCGAAGCGCATGTCGTTGCAGTCCAGCGTGTAGGGCACGATGAGCTGGTGGGCGTCGCTGCCGTCGCTCTTCTTCACCTTCATCCAGAACGGCAGGTCGTCGCCGTAGTAGTCGCTGTCGTATTCGAAGCCGCCGAAATCGGCCACCAGGCGGCGCGTGTTGGGGCTGTCACGGCCGGTGTACCAGCCCAGCGGACGTTCTCCGCTCAGGCGCTCGATGATCGCCATCGCCTCCGCCATGTGGGCGCGCTCGGTGGCCTCATCGATGGCCTGGTAGTGGATCCACTTGAGCCCGTGGCAGGCGATGTCGTAGCCCAGCTGCTGGAACGCAGCCGTCAGCTCGGGGTGTTTTTCCAGCGCGGTCGCCACGCCAAACACCGTGAGCGGCAGGCCGCGTTTTTCAAACTCCCGCAGCAGGCGCCAGACGCCCGCGCGAGAGCCGTATTCGTAGATGCCTTCCATGCTGATGTGCCGGTCCGGGAACGACGCCGGGCTGAACATTTCCGAGAGGAACTGTTCCGAGCCCGCGTCGCCATGCAGCACCGAGTTCTCGCCACCTTCTTCGTAGTTCAGCACGAACTGCACGGCAATGCGCGCTTCGCCCGGCCAGCGCGCATGCGGCACGTCGCGGCCATAACCGATCAGGTCTCGGGGGTACGGTGCGGTGGAGTCGTAGATCGTCATGACAAGGCCATGGAAATGTCGTTGGTCGGCAGCTTGCGGTCGAAGGTCAGGCCTTCTTCCACGTGCAACAGGTGTTCGTTCATCAGGCGCACTGCGGTGTCTTCGTCCTTGGCGGCCAGCGCCTTGACGATGGCCGCGTGTTCTTCGCTGGAGTGTTCGGCCGCGTTCGTGCTCTGGTACATGAGCGTGATCAGCGCGCAGCGCGAGATCAGCTCGCGCAGCAGCTCGGCCAGCACCTGGTTGCCCATGAGTTCGGCCATGCGCACGTGGAAGTCGCGCAGCAGCTCGGTGCGGCCGCTCACGTCCTGCTGGTCGATCGCCTGCTTTTCCTGGGCCAGGTGCTCGCGCAGCGCCTTGATCCGGGACGGCGTCACCTGCCGCACGAAGGCGCGCGTCATTTCGGTTTCGAGCATGCGGCGCACGGCGAACACCTGCCGCGCTTCTTCCACTGAAGGGGTGGCCACGAAAGCGCCACGCGCGGGCTCCAGCCGGATCAGGCGGTTCTGCGAGAGCTGGAACAGCGCCTGGCGCACCAGCGTGCGCGAGACCCCGAAGTGGTCGGCCAGCTTCTGCTCGGCCAGCTTGGTGCCCGGGTGCAGCCGGTGTTCCACGATGGCCCGCGTGAGCGACGCGACGATCTGGTGGGTGCTGGAGGTGTCCATGCGGGCATCATAGCCAGAAAAGGCAAAAAGTGTATACACTTTCAGTCGACTGCTTTTCAAAGGACGCACCATGGGCTTGAGTACGCACGTTCTGGACACCATGCACGGCTGTCCCGCCGCCGGCATGGCGGTGGAGCTCTACACCACGGACGGCGACTTCGCCACGCTGGTCAAGCGCTTCGAACTCAACGCCGACGGCCGCAACCCCGACGGCATGCTCTACGACAACGCCAGCCTCAAGGTCGGCACCTACCGCCTGGTGTTCGACGTGAAAGGCTATTTCGCACGCCGCTGCGTGGCCTTGCCCGAGCCCAACTTCCTCAACCGCGTGTCGCTCGATTTCGGCGTCGCCCACCCTAACGAGCACTACCACGTGCCGCTGCTGGTGAGCCCTTGGAGCTATTCCACATATCGGGGCAGTTGAGTGCGCATACGATGAGTGGTCGCGGCATCGGCCGCCGGTAAGCTCTCGACCACAGGGCACTTCGGTCGGCGCGCCGACCGAAAGATCAAGGAGGTTTCCCCCGAATGAGTCAACCATGTCGCCTGCCCGCGTTCGCGCTGGGGTGTTTGATGCTGTGCGCTGTGGGCACTGCCGCTGCGAAACCGTCGTCTCCCGGCGCACCGGAGGTGGGGGCGGAAGCGGGCGGGCTCCCAGCGTCGTCGG
This Hydrogenophaga taeniospiralis DNA region includes the following protein-coding sequences:
- a CDS encoding NADP-dependent malic enzyme, encoding MTPAEEALRDAAFEYHRSPHKGKISVNPTKPLSNQRDLSLAYSPGVAYPCLAIEADPTMAAEYTSRGNLVGVITNGTAVLGLGDIGPLASKPVMEGKGCLFKKFAGIDVFDIELAERDPDKLVDIIAALEPTLGGVNLEDIKAPECFYIEKKLRERMKIPVFHDDQHGTAIISSAALINGLELVGKQIGEVKMAVSGAGAAAIACLDLMVNLGVNIENILVCDSKGVIHTERADAVAGKLDESKRRYCRSTSARTLADALNGADVFLGCSAAGVVDADMVKSMGTQPIILALANPEPEIRPEIAKAARPDCIIATGRSDYPNQVNNVLCFPYIFRGALDCGATKITEEMKMACVRQIAELTKSEISDEVAAAYAGQELVFGPDYIIPKAFDTRLILKIAPAVAQAAADSGVATRPIADIEAYKESLGRFVYQTGILMRPIFNAAKALPDNRKRVAFADGEDERALRAAQMAIDDHLAVPILIGRPAVIAARIEKAGLRMRLGVDVQNTNPEDDPRFRQYWEHYHKLMARNGATPEVAKAAVRRSNTIIGSLMVSLGDADALICGLVGSYNTHLERIDAILGKQPGVTNYAAVNALMTDRGPIFITDTYVNEDPSAEQLAEIAHMAAQQVQRFGIPPKVAFLSHSSFGSSKRASAKKMRAARDLFVAQHPEIECDGELHGDAALQEEIRRSYDAQTTLTGSANLLICPNLDSANILYNVLKTTTSGGVTVGPVLMGAAATAYILTPAATVRRVLNMTALAAAASPR
- a CDS encoding M20 family metallopeptidase, whose translation is MTTPQQQLDAWIDAHFDEEVRFLQELVRVPTDTPPGNNAPHAERTAELLAAMGLAAEKHAVPEAEVKAAGLQSITNLIVRRRFGDGGQTIALNAHGDVVPPGEGWTHDPYGGEIVDGRIYGRATAVSKCDIANFTFAIRALEALGTPLKGGVELHVTYDEEYGGEVGPDWLLKNGLTQPDLMIAAGFSYQVVVAHNGCLQLEVTVHGDMAHAAIPDSGTDALQGAVHILNALYALNADYLKVTSGVEGITHPYLNVGQISGGTNTNVVPGKVVLKLDRRMIPEEDPAEVEASLRRTIAEAAASYQPPRGGRAIGVDVKRILLARALKPLLGNQPLVEAIQKHGQAVFGEPIPAVGTPLYTDVRIYGERGIPGVIYGAGPRTVRESNAKRADENLLLEDLRRATKVVARTLLDLLQAP
- the uraD gene encoding 2-oxo-4-hydroxy-4-carboxy-5-ureidoimidazoline decarboxylase encodes the protein MPITLDQLNAAPLAEAAMLLDGLYEHSPWVAERALAQRPFASLAALKHAMVRVLNQAGVEPQLALIRAHPELAGKAMVSQSLTAESTHEQAKAGLTHCTPEEFAHLQQLNADYNAKFGFPFILAVRGPRGTGLSKAQIIATFERRLHHPVDFERAECLRNIHRIAEIRLNDKFGFEPTLGNAVWDWHEDLARHTDPGYAELGQLTVTYLTDAHRACAAKLQRQMLALGFDEAHIDAVGNVVGRYHGNTPDAPALLTGSHYDTVRNGGKYDGRLGIFVPMACVQQLKQAGRRLPFAIEVVGFAEEEGQRYKATFLGSGALTGHFNPAWLDQQDADGISMRAAMQHAGLPATLDAISALQRDPSKYLGFVEVHIEQGPVLNELDLPLGVVTSINASVRYLGEVIGMASHAGTTPMDRRRDAACAVAELALYAEQRAAADGDSVATIGMLQVPNGSINVVPGRCSFSLDLRAPSDAQRDALAKDVLAKLGDICGRRGLRHTLEETMRAAAAPSAPAWQARWEVAVAALGLPLHRLPSGAGHDAMKLHELMPQAMLFVRGQNSGISHNPLESTTSDDMDLCVRAFAHLLEQLAAEHPS
- the puuE gene encoding allantoinase PuuE, with the translated sequence MTIYDSTAPYPRDLIGYGRDVPHARWPGEARIAVQFVLNYEEGGENSVLHGDAGSEQFLSEMFSPASFPDRHISMEGIYEYGSRAGVWRLLREFEKRGLPLTVFGVATALEKHPELTAAFQQLGYDIACHGLKWIHYQAIDEATERAHMAEAMAIIERLSGERPLGWYTGRDSPNTRRLVADFGGFEYDSDYYGDDLPFWMKVKKSDGSDAHQLIVPYTLDCNDMRFALPQGYSHADPFFQYMKDTFDALYAEGDPDGLDRPKMMSIGMHCRLLGRPGRIMALQRFLDHIQSFEKVWVARRLDIARHWKATHPVSA
- a CDS encoding GntR family transcriptional regulator gives rise to the protein MDTSSTHQIVASLTRAIVEHRLHPGTKLAEQKLADHFGVSRTLVRQALFQLSQNRLIRLEPARGAFVATPSVEEARQVFAVRRMLETEMTRAFVRQVTPSRIKALREHLAQEKQAIDQQDVSGRTELLRDFHVRMAELMGNQVLAELLRELISRCALITLMYQSTNAAEHSSEEHAAIVKALAAKDEDTAVRLMNEHLLHVEEGLTFDRKLPTNDISMALS
- the uraH gene encoding hydroxyisourate hydrolase, with amino-acid sequence MGLSTHVLDTMHGCPAAGMAVELYTTDGDFATLVKRFELNADGRNPDGMLYDNASLKVGTYRLVFDVKGYFARRCVALPEPNFLNRVSLDFGVAHPNEHYHVPLLVSPWSYSTYRGS